The Streptomyces sp. NBC_01275 genome has a segment encoding these proteins:
- a CDS encoding dihydrodipicolinate synthase family protein, which yields MTTPQHRPWRGVLVATALPLDDDLTVNYDRYAEHCAWLVANGCDGVVPNGSLGEYQVLTPEERARVVETAVAAIGGERVMPGVAAYGSAESRRLAEQAREAGCGAVMLLPPNAYRADERAVVAHYAEVAEAGLPVVAYNNPIDTKVDLVPELLARLHGEGHIQAVKEFSGDVRRAYRIAELAPELDLLIGADDVLLELAVAGAKGWVAGYPNALPRASVELYRAAVSGDLSTALPLYRQLHPLLRWDSRVEFVQAIKLSMDVVGRHGGRCRPPRVPLLPEQEAAVRAATEKAVAAGLA from the coding sequence ATGACCACCCCCCAGCACCGCCCCTGGCGCGGTGTCCTCGTCGCCACCGCGCTCCCGCTCGACGACGACCTCACCGTGAACTACGACCGGTACGCCGAGCACTGCGCCTGGCTGGTGGCCAACGGCTGCGACGGCGTCGTACCGAACGGTTCGCTGGGCGAGTACCAGGTGCTCACGCCCGAGGAGCGTGCCCGGGTGGTGGAGACGGCGGTGGCCGCGATCGGCGGGGAGCGGGTGATGCCCGGGGTCGCCGCGTACGGGTCGGCGGAGTCCCGCCGCCTGGCAGAGCAGGCGCGCGAGGCGGGCTGCGGGGCCGTCATGCTGCTGCCGCCGAACGCCTACCGCGCCGACGAGCGCGCTGTCGTGGCCCACTACGCGGAGGTCGCCGAGGCGGGGCTGCCGGTCGTGGCGTACAACAACCCGATCGACACCAAGGTCGACCTGGTGCCCGAGCTGCTGGCGCGCCTGCACGGCGAGGGGCACATCCAGGCGGTGAAGGAGTTCTCGGGCGATGTCCGCCGCGCCTACCGGATCGCCGAACTCGCCCCGGAACTGGACTTGTTGATCGGCGCCGACGATGTGCTGCTGGAGTTGGCGGTGGCGGGCGCCAAGGGCTGGGTGGCCGGGTACCCCAACGCGCTGCCGAGGGCCTCGGTGGAGCTGTACCGGGCCGCGGTGAGCGGAGACCTGAGCACCGCGCTGCCCCTCTACCGGCAGTTGCATCCCCTGCTGCGCTGGGATTCTCGCGTCGAGTTCGTCCAGGCGATCAAACTGTCGATGGACGTGGTGGGACGGCACGGCGGCCGCTGCCGGCCGCCACGGGTCCCGCTGCTGCCGGAGCAGGAGGCGGCCGTCCGGGCGGCCACCGAGAAGGCCGTCGCCGCAGGTCTGGCGTAA
- a CDS encoding NAD(P)/FAD-dependent oxidoreductase, which yields MSVCLIGAGLSGLATAHALKSEGVDFVCLEKAPDVGGLWRQPQAGERGPGYLSLHLNTNKQLTGYADFPMPASYPVYPRHSDVAAYLRSFAEWADVGDRIELGTTVESVRRTADGSWTVVSRDARGTRSSREFTQVIVASGHNTEPTLPAPAPGSDGFKGTILHALDYRDGSDYAGQRVVVVGLGASAVDVAADVSRYASRTVLSVRRGLHILPKQLFGMPLDDVAEAPWWTSMSLQEQRRFIEQALLVARGKLSDYGLPEPDHPIFASAVTISDEILTRIRHGGVTPKPGIDFLDGDRVVFTDGTSADADAIVYCTGYRMAYPFLPAGCPIGPQGSVELYKRVVAPEHPGLHFIGLVRPHGSITRLVEAQARWVARVVAGKAALPEPEVMRKEIGAYLSGIAGQYGQAQSASIQVDVVPYLEELREE from the coding sequence GTGAGTGTGTGTCTCATCGGTGCAGGTCTGTCGGGGCTGGCGACGGCGCATGCGCTGAAGTCCGAGGGCGTCGACTTCGTCTGTCTCGAGAAGGCGCCCGACGTCGGCGGGCTCTGGCGGCAACCCCAGGCCGGCGAGCGCGGCCCGGGCTATCTCTCGCTCCACCTCAACACCAACAAGCAGTTGACCGGGTACGCCGACTTTCCGATGCCGGCGTCGTACCCTGTCTACCCCCGGCACAGCGACGTCGCCGCCTACCTGCGCTCCTTCGCCGAGTGGGCCGACGTAGGGGACCGCATCGAACTGGGGACGACCGTCGAGTCCGTACGGCGGACGGCCGACGGTTCGTGGACGGTCGTCAGCCGGGACGCCCGAGGGACCCGCAGCTCACGCGAGTTCACGCAGGTGATCGTCGCCTCGGGGCACAACACCGAGCCGACCCTGCCCGCTCCGGCACCGGGTTCCGACGGTTTCAAGGGAACGATTCTCCATGCGCTCGACTACCGCGACGGCAGTGACTACGCCGGGCAGCGCGTCGTCGTCGTAGGACTCGGCGCCTCGGCGGTGGACGTCGCCGCGGACGTCTCCCGGTACGCCTCGCGGACCGTCCTCTCCGTGCGCCGGGGCCTGCACATCCTGCCCAAGCAGCTCTTCGGCATGCCCCTGGACGACGTCGCCGAGGCCCCGTGGTGGACGAGCATGTCGCTGCAGGAGCAGCGCCGGTTCATCGAGCAGGCCCTGCTCGTCGCCCGGGGCAAGCTCTCGGACTACGGTCTGCCCGAGCCGGATCACCCGATCTTCGCCTCGGCGGTGACCATCTCCGACGAGATCCTCACCCGCATACGCCACGGCGGGGTCACCCCCAAGCCCGGCATCGACTTCCTCGACGGCGACCGGGTGGTCTTCACCGACGGCACGTCCGCGGACGCCGACGCGATCGTCTACTGCACGGGATATCGCATGGCCTACCCGTTCCTGCCCGCCGGTTGTCCGATCGGCCCGCAGGGCTCGGTCGAGCTCTACAAGCGCGTCGTCGCACCCGAGCACCCCGGTCTGCACTTCATCGGGCTGGTCCGTCCGCACGGCTCCATCACCCGGCTCGTAGAGGCCCAGGCGCGCTGGGTGGCCCGCGTCGTCGCGGGCAAGGCTGCGCTGCCGGAGCCGGAGGTCATGCGCAAGGAGATCGGCGCCTACCTGAGCGGCATCGCCGGCCAGTACGGACAGGCGCAGAGCGCGTCGATCCAGGTCGACGTGGTCCCCTACCTGGAGGAACTGCGCGAGGAATGA
- a CDS encoding DUF742 domain-containing protein: MTGFDELEPQTPELVRPYVITKGRGLPDEGQLSLITLVTAAADHQQRPTRLSPEEQSLLELCEAGYLSVAEIAGHTQLPLGVVKILLAALTEGGYLITRPPVQRAPLADRDILEEVLNGLRAKFG; the protein is encoded by the coding sequence ATGACCGGTTTCGACGAACTGGAGCCGCAGACACCGGAGTTAGTGCGTCCGTACGTCATCACCAAGGGGCGCGGGCTGCCCGACGAGGGGCAGCTCTCCCTCATCACCCTGGTCACGGCGGCCGCCGATCACCAACAGCGGCCCACCCGCCTGTCCCCGGAGGAACAGAGCCTGTTGGAGCTGTGCGAGGCCGGCTACCTCTCGGTCGCCGAGATCGCCGGGCACACCCAACTGCCCCTGGGCGTGGTGAAGATCCTCCTCGCCGCCCTCACCGAAGGCGGCTACCTCATCACCCGCCCGCCCGTGCAGCGGGCCCCCCTCGCCGACCGGGACATCCTGGAGGAGGTGCTGAATGGTCTCAGGGCCAAGTTTGGATGA
- a CDS encoding nucleotidyltransferase domain-containing protein, whose product MTVANILLSGIVGSTAYGLAHEGSDVDRLGMFAAPTEELHGLHRPKESHVSTAPDSTLHEAAKWCRLALSGNPTVMELVWLPDELYEVRTPLGDELIAIRTTLPSAQRVRDAYLGYATQQFRRLQNRNDGSQADDSQAEASADTGKRTAKHARHLKRLCTQGYDLYATGQLTIRVEDPESYHRFGEQVAADPDSALPLLRDFEERFDRTRSVLPEQPDESAAEAWLRGVRRHFYAS is encoded by the coding sequence GTGACCGTCGCCAACATCCTGCTGTCCGGCATCGTCGGCTCGACCGCCTACGGACTCGCGCACGAAGGGTCCGACGTGGACCGCCTCGGCATGTTCGCGGCCCCGACCGAGGAGCTGCACGGCCTGCACCGGCCGAAGGAGTCCCACGTCAGCACAGCCCCCGACAGCACCCTGCACGAGGCCGCGAAGTGGTGCCGGCTCGCGCTCAGCGGCAATCCCACCGTGATGGAACTCGTCTGGCTGCCCGACGAGTTGTACGAGGTGCGCACCCCGCTCGGCGACGAACTCATCGCCATCCGGACGACGTTGCCGAGCGCCCAGCGGGTCCGGGACGCCTATCTCGGTTACGCCACCCAGCAGTTCCGCCGACTGCAGAATCGCAACGACGGCTCCCAGGCCGACGACTCCCAAGCCGAAGCCTCCGCGGACACAGGCAAACGGACCGCGAAGCACGCCCGCCACCTCAAGCGACTGTGCACCCAGGGCTACGACCTGTACGCCACCGGGCAGTTGACCATCCGCGTCGAGGACCCGGAGAGCTACCACCGGTTCGGCGAACAGGTCGCCGCCGACCCCGACTCCGCGCTGCCGCTCCTGCGCGACTTCGAGGAGCGGTTCGACCGGACGCGCAGCGTTCTGCCCGAACAGCCCGACGAGTCTGCCGCGGAGGCGTGGCTGCGCGGGGTGCGGCGGCACTTCTACGCGTCCTGA
- a CDS encoding (2Fe-2S)-binding protein: MNPLKLARARPGAAFTVTFDGREIEALPGQTVAAALWSAGVVAWRSTRGEGRPRGVFCGIGVCFDCLVTVDGRPNQRACLVPAEPGADVRTQQGTGHAGEHEAEDGPR, encoded by the coding sequence GTGAACCCCCTGAAGCTGGCCCGGGCCCGTCCCGGCGCCGCGTTCACCGTCACGTTCGACGGGCGGGAGATCGAGGCGCTGCCCGGGCAGACGGTCGCCGCCGCGCTCTGGTCGGCGGGCGTCGTCGCCTGGCGCAGCACGCGGGGCGAGGGACGGCCGCGTGGGGTGTTCTGCGGGATCGGCGTGTGCTTCGACTGCCTGGTGACCGTCGACGGCCGCCCCAACCAGCGGGCCTGTCTGGTGCCCGCCGAGCCGGGCGCGGACGTCCGTACGCAGCAGGGGACGGGCCACGCGGGCGAGCACGAGGCAGAGGACGGGCCGCGATGA
- a CDS encoding proline racemase family protein has product MRSKLVLHAVDSHTEGMPTRVITGGIGTIPGATMNERRLYFREHRDDIKQLLMNEPRGHSAMSGAILQPPTRPDCDWGVVYIEVSGYLPMCGHGTMGVATVLVETGMVEVVEPVTTIRLDTPAGLVVAEVTVENGAATSVTLQNVPSFSVALDRKATLADGRTVTYDLAYGGNFYAILPLEEFGLPFDRARKDDILRAGLSLMEAINAKDEPVHPEDPSIRGCRHVHLHAPGSTARHSRHAMAIHPGWFDRSPCGTGTSARMAQLHARGELPLHTEFVNESFIGTRFTGRLLGTTEVAGRPAVLPSFTGRAWVTGTAQYLLDPTDPFPAGFVL; this is encoded by the coding sequence ATGCGCAGCAAACTCGTCCTGCACGCCGTCGACTCGCACACCGAGGGCATGCCCACCCGGGTGATCACCGGCGGGATCGGCACGATCCCCGGCGCGACGATGAACGAGCGGCGGCTGTACTTCCGTGAACACCGCGACGACATCAAGCAGTTGCTGATGAACGAGCCGCGCGGGCACTCCGCGATGAGCGGCGCGATCCTCCAGCCGCCCACCCGGCCGGACTGCGACTGGGGCGTCGTCTACATCGAGGTCTCCGGCTATCTGCCGATGTGCGGGCACGGCACGATGGGGGTGGCGACCGTGCTCGTGGAGACGGGCATGGTGGAGGTCGTCGAGCCGGTCACCACCATCCGTCTCGACACCCCGGCCGGACTCGTCGTCGCCGAGGTCACGGTGGAGAACGGCGCGGCCACGTCCGTGACCCTGCAGAACGTGCCGTCGTTCTCCGTCGCCCTGGACCGCAAGGCCACCCTGGCCGACGGCCGCACGGTGACGTACGACCTCGCGTACGGCGGCAACTTCTACGCGATCCTGCCGCTGGAGGAGTTCGGGCTGCCCTTCGACCGGGCCCGCAAGGACGACATCCTGCGGGCCGGCCTGTCGCTGATGGAGGCGATCAACGCGAAGGACGAGCCGGTGCATCCCGAGGACCCGTCCATCCGCGGCTGCCGCCACGTCCATCTCCACGCGCCCGGCTCCACCGCCCGGCACTCCCGGCACGCGATGGCCATCCACCCGGGCTGGTTCGACCGCTCCCCCTGCGGTACGGGGACGAGCGCACGCATGGCGCAACTGCACGCGCGGGGCGAACTCCCGCTGCACACCGAGTTCGTGAACGAGTCCTTCATCGGCACCCGCTTCACGGGACGGCTGCTCGGCACGACGGAGGTCGCCGGACGCCCCGCCGTCCTGCCCAGCTTCACCGGCCGGGCCTGGGTCACCGGCACGGCCCAGTACCTGCTGGACCCGACGGACCCGTTCCCGGCCGGTTTCGTGCTCTGA
- a CDS encoding FAD-binding oxidoreductase, which yields MTNRPSGDVVVVGAGMVGAACALYAARAGLDVVLVDRGPVAGGTTGAGEGNLLVSDKEPGPELQLALLSARLWRELAQELGPTVEFEPKGGLVVASTAEGLTALTDLAAGQRAAGVETVPVGPDRLPDLEPYLAPGLTGGVLYPQDAQVMPTLAAAHLVRASGARLETGRTVTRVLRDADGAVRGVRTDRGDLLAPAVVNAAGTWGDQVAALAGVGLPVLPRRGFVLVTEPLPRRVRHKVYAADYVADVASDSAALQTSPVVEGTAAGPVLIGASRERVGFDRSFSLPVVRALAAGATRLFPFLEHVRAMRTYLGFRPYLPDHLPAVGPDPRVPGLFHACGHEGAGIGLATGTGQLIAQALTGGNPELDLTPFRPDRFGREASE from the coding sequence GTGACCAATCGACCCAGCGGTGACGTCGTGGTCGTCGGCGCCGGCATGGTGGGCGCCGCCTGCGCCCTGTACGCGGCCCGTGCCGGGCTCGACGTCGTCCTGGTGGACCGCGGCCCGGTGGCGGGCGGCACGACGGGCGCGGGCGAGGGAAACCTCCTCGTCTCCGACAAGGAACCCGGCCCGGAACTGCAACTCGCCCTGCTCTCGGCCCGCTTGTGGCGGGAACTCGCCCAAGAACTGGGACCGACAGTGGAGTTCGAACCCAAGGGCGGGCTCGTCGTCGCCTCCACGGCCGAAGGCCTCACGGCCCTGACGGACCTGGCCGCCGGACAACGCGCCGCCGGAGTGGAGACGGTCCCCGTCGGACCGGACCGACTCCCCGATCTGGAACCGTACTTGGCGCCCGGCCTCACCGGCGGCGTCCTGTATCCCCAGGACGCGCAGGTCATGCCCACCCTCGCCGCCGCCCACCTGGTACGGGCCTCGGGAGCGCGGCTGGAGACCGGGCGGACGGTGACCCGGGTGCTGCGCGACGCCGACGGCGCCGTGCGGGGCGTACGGACGGACCGGGGCGACCTCCTCGCCCCGGCCGTGGTGAACGCGGCCGGCACCTGGGGCGACCAGGTCGCCGCGCTCGCGGGGGTCGGGCTCCCCGTGCTCCCCCGCCGCGGCTTCGTCCTGGTCACCGAGCCGCTGCCGCGCCGGGTACGGCACAAGGTGTACGCCGCCGACTACGTGGCCGACGTGGCCAGCGACTCGGCCGCCCTGCAGACCTCGCCGGTCGTCGAGGGCACCGCCGCCGGACCCGTGCTGATCGGCGCGAGCCGCGAACGGGTCGGCTTCGACCGGTCGTTCTCGCTGCCCGTCGTACGGGCTCTCGCGGCGGGGGCGACCCGGCTGTTCCCGTTCCTCGAGCACGTACGGGCGATGCGCACGTATCTCGGCTTCCGCCCCTACCTGCCCGACCACCTCCCCGCCGTCGGCCCCGACCCTCGGGTGCCGGGCCTGTTCCACGCCTGCGGGCACGAGGGCGCGGGGATCGGCCTCGCGACCGGCACCGGGCAGCTGATCGCGCAGGCGCTGACCGGCGGGAACCCGGAGCTGGACCTCACACCGTTCCGACCCGACCGCTTCGGCAGGGAGGCATCCGAGTGA
- a CDS encoding tryptophan dimethylallyltransferase family protein, which yields MTPGRGGKNGAPRVPRADTLGGHTARQLMRLGEIAGLTGADSKVYARTLVEALGPVAQRPLELPPASDSFLSDDHTPVEFSLSCEPGAAPTLRVLLEPGSGADGLAGNGRTGLQVLRELAGRWGITTDRLDELEDLFFPAAAEGPLALWCALELLPGGVPKVKAYLNPAASGQRRAAKTVRKALKRLGHREAFKALPEGDRHLFFALDLGEWAEPRVKVYLAHNDLSAVEAGGLSRMDGGPGQAEIEEFFRIAAGPDTDPDTDTVPDIDTGIDPDTGPDIDAGGGLRSRTVRRPVQSCHAFTEAGAALPSGFTLYIPVRDYVRHDGEALARATALFGRYGMDPAPVLHAVKAVTSRQPEDGVGLVAYLGLAHQQGRPPRVMTYLSSEAYEVRPPAVPLPVEAMTGR from the coding sequence GTGACCCCCGGCAGAGGCGGAAAGAACGGTGCTCCGCGCGTTCCCCGCGCGGACACGCTCGGCGGCCATACGGCCCGTCAGCTCATGCGGCTCGGCGAGATCGCGGGCCTGACCGGAGCCGACTCCAAGGTCTACGCGCGGACACTCGTCGAGGCGCTGGGCCCCGTGGCGCAGCGGCCGCTGGAGCTGCCGCCGGCCAGCGACAGCTTCCTCTCCGACGACCACACGCCGGTGGAGTTCTCGCTGTCCTGCGAACCGGGCGCGGCGCCGACCCTCCGGGTGCTGCTGGAGCCGGGGTCCGGCGCCGACGGCCTGGCCGGGAACGGGCGTACCGGACTACAGGTCCTGCGCGAGCTGGCAGGACGCTGGGGCATCACGACCGACCGGCTCGACGAGCTGGAGGACCTCTTCTTCCCGGCCGCCGCCGAGGGGCCCCTGGCGCTGTGGTGCGCGCTGGAACTCCTTCCCGGCGGGGTCCCCAAGGTCAAGGCGTATCTCAACCCTGCGGCGTCCGGACAGAGACGTGCGGCGAAAACCGTACGGAAAGCGCTGAAGCGGCTCGGTCACCGGGAGGCGTTCAAGGCGCTGCCCGAGGGCGATCGCCATCTGTTCTTCGCGCTGGACCTGGGGGAGTGGGCGGAACCCCGGGTGAAGGTCTACCTCGCGCACAACGACCTGTCGGCCGTGGAGGCGGGCGGCCTGTCCCGTATGGACGGCGGACCCGGACAGGCGGAGATCGAGGAGTTCTTCCGCATCGCGGCCGGCCCTGACACCGACCCTGACACCGACACCGTCCCTGACATCGACACCGGCATCGACCCCGACACGGGCCCCGACATCGATGCCGGGGGAGGGCTGCGGTCGCGGACCGTCCGCCGGCCCGTCCAGAGCTGTCACGCGTTCACCGAGGCGGGAGCGGCCCTGCCGAGCGGCTTCACCCTCTACATTCCGGTGCGGGACTACGTACGACACGACGGCGAGGCCCTGGCCCGGGCCACGGCGCTGTTCGGCCGCTACGGCATGGATCCCGCGCCGGTGCTGCACGCCGTGAAGGCCGTCACCTCCCGGCAGCCGGAGGACGGCGTGGGGCTGGTCGCGTACCTGGGGCTGGCCCATCAGCAGGGTCGCCCGCCCCGGGTGATGACGTACCTCTCCTCGGAGGCGTACGAGGTCCGGCCGCCCGCCGTGCCCCTGCCCGTAGAAGCCATGACCGGCCGGTAG
- a CDS encoding cytochrome P450 produces the protein MDAQPTAPVPPPGCPAHHTGGRVPLHGPEFAADPQAYYSYLRHYGPTAPVELAPGVEATLVTDYGFALQLLQDSGSFRKDARRWRHFNEGKIAPDSPVAPVLAYRPNCMFSDGAEHLRLRQAVTDSMARVDSRRLSQSTEQVSNYLISQFGSRGSADLLGDYAKQLPLFVFNELFGCPADIGDRIVFGITGMFDGVNAEQAMGVLFGAVGELVALKRAKPGDDVPSWMMQHQAKLTDEEMVHQIALLMVGGNEPLRNLIGNTLHRLLTHDAYAHQGGLIDEAIDDTLWENPPMQNLAPHYPASDMEFAGQKLQAGDLVLVSFAAANTGPALTAARQAGSNRAHLAWSAGPHACPSKEPARQITVTAIENLLNKLPDVELAVPTESLTWRPGPFNRGLAVLPAKFTPVQPVRRPAAPVRTEAPVRQEQAPTGGRGERSGVWSQFLNWLTR, from the coding sequence ATGGACGCCCAACCCACCGCCCCCGTGCCCCCTCCAGGGTGCCCGGCACACCACACCGGCGGCCGAGTGCCGCTCCACGGACCGGAGTTCGCGGCCGACCCGCAGGCCTACTACTCCTACCTGCGCCACTACGGGCCGACCGCCCCCGTCGAGCTCGCCCCCGGAGTCGAGGCCACCCTCGTCACCGACTACGGCTTCGCGCTCCAACTCCTCCAGGACTCTGGCTCGTTCCGTAAGGACGCGCGCCGTTGGCGGCACTTCAACGAGGGCAAGATCGCCCCCGACAGCCCGGTCGCGCCTGTCCTCGCCTACCGGCCCAACTGCATGTTCAGCGACGGCGCGGAGCACCTGAGGCTCCGTCAGGCGGTCACGGACAGCATGGCCCGCGTCGACTCGCGCAGGCTGAGCCAGAGCACCGAGCAGGTCTCCAACTACCTGATATCCCAGTTCGGTTCGCGTGGCTCGGCCGATCTGCTGGGCGACTACGCCAAGCAGCTGCCGCTGTTCGTGTTCAACGAACTCTTCGGCTGCCCCGCCGACATCGGCGACCGCATCGTCTTCGGCATCACCGGCATGTTCGACGGCGTCAACGCCGAGCAGGCGATGGGCGTGTTGTTCGGCGCCGTCGGCGAACTGGTGGCGCTCAAGCGGGCCAAGCCCGGCGATGACGTCCCCTCCTGGATGATGCAGCATCAGGCGAAGCTCACTGACGAGGAGATGGTCCACCAGATCGCCCTCCTCATGGTGGGAGGCAACGAACCGCTGCGCAACCTCATCGGCAACACCCTCCACCGCCTGCTCACCCACGACGCGTACGCCCACCAGGGCGGTCTGATCGACGAGGCGATCGACGACACGCTGTGGGAGAACCCGCCCATGCAGAACCTCGCGCCGCACTACCCGGCCTCCGACATGGAGTTCGCCGGGCAGAAGCTGCAGGCCGGCGACCTGGTGCTGGTCAGCTTCGCCGCCGCCAACACCGGCCCGGCGCTGACGGCCGCGCGTCAGGCGGGCAGCAACCGCGCCCACCTGGCGTGGAGCGCGGGCCCGCACGCGTGCCCGTCCAAGGAGCCCGCACGGCAGATCACCGTGACGGCCATCGAGAACCTCCTGAACAAGCTTCCCGACGTCGAACTCGCCGTCCCCACGGAGAGCTTGACCTGGCGACCCGGCCCCTTCAACCGGGGTCTCGCCGTGCTGCCCGCCAAGTTCACCCCGGTCCAGCCCGTACGTCGTCCGGCGGCTCCCGTCCGCACCGAGGCGCCCGTGCGACAGGAGCAGGCCCCGACGGGTGGCAGGGGTGAACGCAGCGGCGTCTGGAGCCAGTTCCTCAACTGGCTGACGAGGTGA
- a CDS encoding ATP/GTP-binding protein, protein MVSGPSLDEQAYVREGATQTAVKILVVGHFAVGKTTFIGAISEIPPLSTEETMTRAAESVDDLKGVQGKTTTTVAMDFGRLTISDRVVLYLFGTPGQQRFVQMWEDMARGALGALVLVDPERLADSFAVIDLIEQYGLDYAIAVNHFDGSPLRDETALRDALDLLDDTPVVTCDARDEQSSAEALITLVRHLQDRAH, encoded by the coding sequence ATGGTCTCAGGGCCAAGTTTGGATGAGCAGGCATACGTCCGCGAAGGGGCGACGCAGACGGCGGTGAAGATCCTCGTCGTCGGTCACTTCGCGGTGGGCAAGACCACGTTCATCGGAGCGATCTCCGAGATCCCGCCGTTGTCCACCGAGGAGACGATGACGCGGGCCGCGGAGTCGGTCGACGACCTCAAGGGAGTCCAGGGCAAGACCACCACCACGGTCGCCATGGACTTCGGCCGGCTGACCATCAGCGACCGTGTCGTGCTGTACCTGTTCGGAACGCCGGGCCAGCAGCGATTCGTCCAGATGTGGGAGGACATGGCACGCGGCGCGCTCGGCGCACTGGTGCTGGTCGACCCCGAGCGACTCGCGGACTCCTTCGCCGTGATCGACCTGATCGAGCAGTACGGACTCGACTACGCCATTGCCGTCAACCACTTCGACGGCTCGCCGCTGCGCGACGAGACGGCCCTGCGCGACGCACTGGACCTGCTCGACGACACCCCCGTCGTCACCTGCGACGCCCGGGACGAGCAGTCGTCGGCCGAAGCGCTGATCACTCTCGTCCGCCACTTGCAGGACCGTGCCCACTAG
- a CDS encoding GntR family transcriptional regulator — protein MTVPRDSGPSAVPAPPAAPALPMLGGRRSSYRERVADALRAALIAGELRPGEVYSAPTLAARFGVSATPVREAMLDLAKEGLVDAVPNKGFRVTDVSDRQLDEYTHVRALIEIPTVTALATTADPVSLEALRPAAREIVTAAVAGDLIAYVEADTRFHLGLLALAGNAHLVEVVRDLRGRARLYGLTALSASGRLLASAEEHLELLDALSTREEQAVREVMTRHLGHVRGLWASAPK, from the coding sequence ATGACCGTCCCGCGCGACAGCGGCCCGTCCGCAGTGCCCGCTCCGCCCGCCGCACCCGCCCTGCCCATGCTCGGCGGCCGGCGCAGCAGCTACCGCGAGCGGGTCGCCGACGCGCTGCGGGCCGCGCTGATCGCGGGCGAACTGCGGCCCGGCGAGGTGTACTCGGCGCCGACCCTGGCCGCCCGCTTCGGCGTCTCGGCGACCCCGGTGCGCGAGGCGATGCTGGACCTGGCGAAGGAGGGCCTGGTCGACGCGGTCCCCAACAAGGGGTTCCGGGTCACGGACGTCTCCGACCGGCAGCTCGACGAGTACACGCACGTCCGCGCGCTCATCGAGATCCCCACCGTGACAGCGCTGGCGACGACCGCCGACCCGGTGTCCCTGGAGGCGCTGCGCCCGGCCGCCCGGGAGATCGTCACCGCCGCGGTCGCCGGCGACCTCATCGCGTACGTCGAGGCCGACACCCGCTTCCACCTGGGCCTGCTCGCCCTCGCCGGCAACGCCCACCTCGTCGAGGTGGTCCGCGATCTGCGCGGCCGCGCCCGCCTCTACGGCCTGACCGCCCTCTCCGCCTCGGGCCGCCTGCTGGCCTCCGCCGAGGAGCATCTGGAGCTCCTGGACGCCCTGTCCACCCGCGAGGAGCAGGCCGTGCGCGAGGTCATGACACGACATCTGGGACATGTGCGGGGCTTGTGGGCCTCCGCCCCCAAGTAG